The following are encoded in a window of bacterium genomic DNA:
- a CDS encoding dockerin type I repeat-containing protein, with amino-acid sequence MARKWRYFSIALIVVTTVAISVSVGKKAETAPNALELVCQVASVTTALSNNSITIPVNVSNITDSIAGFQLWINISEPSLVKFKSDSIRFPGTDSAIYFAKFDTVGTRIKGWEYIQARILDGPVGALINIIGTADNGGAPIKPPLNPGSGTFLRLFAETKGALGDSICDSATVTFVVNRSQTRFSDQHGDLIAYACSTYMDTTFLNCAQSIGDSCISWFDTVETERNTCWLDTTAGFLLDGTMAFECCLCGDANNSGGFSISDAVFIIAHIFGGGPAPVQACLGDANGSGGISISDAVFLISHIFGGGPAPHCP; translated from the coding sequence ATGGCCAGGAAATGGCGTTATTTCTCAATCGCACTGATCGTTGTCACAACGGTTGCGATTTCGGTTTCGGTGGGCAAAAAAGCTGAGACCGCTCCCAACGCTCTTGAGTTGGTGTGCCAGGTAGCATCGGTTACCACGGCGCTATCCAACAACTCAATAACGATTCCGGTTAATGTGTCCAACATCACTGATTCCATTGCAGGCTTCCAGTTGTGGATCAACATTTCGGAACCATCGTTAGTGAAGTTTAAGTCTGATTCGATCCGCTTCCCGGGTACGGACAGCGCAATTTACTTTGCGAAGTTCGACACCGTCGGCACCCGAATCAAAGGGTGGGAGTACATTCAGGCGCGAATCCTTGACGGCCCGGTCGGGGCTCTCATAAACATTATTGGCACCGCCGACAATGGAGGAGCGCCAATCAAGCCGCCGCTCAATCCCGGATCAGGAACATTCCTACGGCTTTTCGCCGAAACCAAGGGCGCATTGGGCGACTCGATTTGCGACAGCGCAACGGTCACCTTTGTCGTCAATCGCTCACAAACTCGATTCTCTGATCAACATGGCGATCTGATCGCCTATGCTTGTTCGACCTATATGGACACGACATTCCTGAATTGTGCCCAGTCTATTGGAGATTCTTGCATTAGCTGGTTTGACACGGTCGAGACAGAGCGCAACACGTGCTGGCTCGATACGACCGCCGGTTTCCTGCTTGATGGCACAATGGCCTTCGAGTGCTGCCTGTGCGGTGACGCCAATAATAGCGGCGGATTCAGTATTTCCGACGCCGTGTTCATTATCGCACACATCTTTGGCGGCGGCCCGGCACCGGTTCAGGCGTGTCTTGGCGATGCCAATGGAAGCGGCGGAATCAGTATTTCTGACGCTGTGTTCCTGATTTCGCACATTTTCGGCGGTGGTCCAGCGCCACACTGCCCGTAG
- a CDS encoding HDOD domain-containing protein, producing the protein MPIAVVQHSMLDKITMTIGELPASPAIVSTIMGMTADLNASVEDLGTVLAADPALTAKVLKLSNSSFYGRSRSVSSIKEAILILGFYTLRSMVIASSTHTIYHRKDNVPFSEKLWSHSLASGMASRLVARHIHHPRIEEIFIAGLLHDIGKIILGQKLMAVYDNIVKEVERSGRGFQTIELEKLGFDHTLVGATVLKKWNFPKELIDGVQYHHEMRNQSDSESASIGDVVGFSNQLSKQISGGFAEPAVDCLARHPFAEQYAMDSETIQAMTEDLKSRFEEEKHLFEDN; encoded by the coding sequence ATGCCGATAGCCGTAGTCCAGCATTCCATGCTCGACAAAATCACCATGACAATTGGAGAGTTGCCGGCTTCCCCGGCAATCGTCAGCACAATCATGGGAATGACTGCAGACCTTAACGCGTCTGTCGAAGATCTCGGTACGGTATTGGCTGCTGATCCCGCATTGACTGCCAAAGTTCTCAAGTTGTCCAATTCATCATTCTATGGACGCTCACGATCAGTCTCTTCTATAAAGGAAGCTATCCTCATATTAGGGTTCTATACCCTTCGCTCGATGGTGATCGCCTCCTCGACGCACACTATCTATCATAGGAAAGACAATGTCCCATTTAGCGAGAAGCTATGGTCACATTCGCTTGCCAGCGGAATGGCGAGCAGACTTGTGGCGCGGCATATCCACCATCCGCGCATAGAAGAGATCTTCATTGCCGGACTGCTTCACGATATCGGCAAGATTATCCTCGGCCAGAAACTGATGGCGGTGTATGACAACATCGTAAAGGAAGTCGAAAGATCGGGCCGCGGATTCCAGACAATAGAACTCGAGAAGCTGGGCTTCGACCACACCCTCGTCGGTGCGACCGTGCTGAAGAAATGGAACTTCCCTAAAGAACTGATTGATGGTGTCCAATATCACCACGAGATGCGAAATCAATCTGATTCCGAATCTGCCAGTATCGGAGACGTAGTGGGATTTAGCAACCAACTCTCGAAACAGATCTCCGGAGGGTTTGCCGAACCGGCAGTTGATTGCCTCGCACGCCATCCATTCGCAGAGCAATATGCGATGGACTCCGAAACCATTCAAGCCATGACCGAAGACCTAAAGAGCCGCTTTGAAGAAGAGAAACATCTATTTGAGGACAATTAA
- a CDS encoding HDOD domain-containing protein produces the protein MTLIGRHETLRRIEEFEGMPSIPQIIIRVREISENPRSSVADLANIILSDHSLTSKILKIANSAFYAEYASRVSTITQAITLMGFRTVQNVVISLALFDAMGKFSHHKFDFRRFWSHSLSTGVIAKLFASASHYKTPEEAFIAGFMHNIGVAILAVAFPEEYDIVMKKIERGEEQIAAEKSVFAIDHCEVGGWLARRWNLPPLLAKPIMEHHRRGLPSRQRSNNPLVDYIYLSDMAFDVIFQTDEDRRRQLCKSASDLAGTTEEMVTKILEIAPGVIPEIANELEISLKPPDSNRTEIVSRNIDHESAELVQQLNERNRELAIIKEAGEAIRQATSEDEIFQTTLEEVFRGMGIGRAILLGIDREAKVARGILGFGVNSQQAVYDMILPLGEGVIGRTVAECAIQNILDSTSDLYKDTFLEEERVQIGCCAFATLPMVIGEDVEIVMVINNPDPAEPVDDDRLLSIASLISQASVAIERLRLKRQVLDLQGKQVTTLLNTVFK, from the coding sequence GTGACGCTGATCGGAAGACACGAGACGCTGAGGCGTATCGAAGAATTTGAGGGGATGCCGTCAATTCCGCAAATCATCATCCGTGTGCGGGAGATTTCGGAAAACCCGCGCTCGTCCGTTGCGGACCTCGCGAATATCATTCTCTCCGATCATTCCTTAACTTCCAAGATTCTCAAGATCGCCAACTCAGCCTTTTACGCCGAATATGCCAGCCGGGTATCGACCATCACTCAGGCGATCACCCTGATGGGATTCCGGACGGTCCAGAATGTAGTGATCTCGCTGGCGCTCTTCGATGCAATGGGCAAGTTCTCGCATCACAAATTTGACTTCCGCCGTTTTTGGAGCCACTCTCTGTCGACCGGTGTCATAGCGAAGCTCTTTGCTTCGGCATCGCACTACAAAACCCCCGAAGAGGCTTTCATTGCCGGGTTCATGCACAATATCGGCGTCGCCATCTTGGCTGTCGCTTTCCCCGAAGAATATGATATCGTCATGAAAAAAATCGAGCGCGGTGAAGAGCAGATTGCTGCCGAGAAGTCGGTCTTCGCCATCGACCACTGCGAGGTCGGCGGCTGGCTTGCACGCAGATGGAATCTACCGCCATTGTTGGCAAAACCGATAATGGAGCACCATCGACGCGGACTGCCCTCGCGTCAAAGAAGCAACAACCCGCTGGTTGACTACATCTATCTAAGCGATATGGCATTTGACGTGATCTTCCAGACCGATGAAGACAGGCGCCGCCAGCTCTGCAAATCCGCATCCGACTTGGCGGGCACGACGGAAGAGATGGTGACCAAAATCCTCGAAATCGCGCCGGGAGTTATACCGGAAATCGCCAACGAACTCGAAATCTCGCTTAAGCCGCCGGATTCCAACCGCACCGAAATCGTCAGCCGCAACATCGACCACGAATCGGCTGAATTGGTCCAGCAGCTAAATGAACGCAATCGCGAACTGGCGATAATCAAGGAAGCCGGCGAAGCAATTCGACAAGCTACCAGCGAGGACGAAATCTTCCAGACGACTCTCGAAGAGGTTTTCCGGGGAATGGGCATCGGTCGCGCGATTCTTCTGGGCATCGATCGCGAAGCCAAAGTAGCGCGCGGTATTCTCGGTTTTGGTGTGAATTCTCAACAGGCCGTATACGACATGATTCTTCCGCTTGGCGAAGGCGTAATTGGAAGAACAGTCGCAGAATGTGCCATCCAGAACATTCTTGATTCAACTTCAGATCTCTACAAAGACACTTTTTTGGAAGAAGAGCGCGTTCAAATCGGTTGCTGCGCTTTTGCGACTCTGCCGATGGTGATTGGTGAAGACGTCGAAATCGTCATGGTGATCAACAATCCTGATCCAGCCGAACCGGTCGATGACGACCGGCTCTTGTCTATCGCCAGCCTCATCAGTCAGGCTTCTGTCGCAATAGAACGACTGCGCCTGAAAAGGCAGGTCTTGGACCTACAGGGAAAACAGGTCACGACGTTGCTTAACACCGTCTTTAAATAG
- a CDS encoding GNAT family N-acetyltransferase gives MVDGEFVRTGTKCGLRRVRDKDAEPFYRWYCDGRVQVHLANPWWNPKIDFDAYRLFRFSLYLVPSEFSGVLTICTLEGQPIGLVNYFDIDDENHACEVGIIIGEVDLWRHGYALESLRLLLDYLAGEHEIRVVQARILKENVASQELFTRAGFVMTGTSSEQDFEFFDYQYSVI, from the coding sequence ATGGTTGATGGGGAGTTCGTTCGTACCGGCACGAAATGTGGTCTTCGCCGTGTCCGCGATAAAGACGCTGAGCCTTTCTATCGCTGGTATTGCGACGGTCGCGTTCAGGTACACTTAGCGAATCCCTGGTGGAACCCCAAGATCGACTTTGATGCTTACCGGCTTTTCCGGTTTTCATTGTATCTCGTACCCAGCGAGTTCAGCGGCGTCTTGACAATATGTACTTTGGAAGGCCAGCCGATTGGATTGGTCAATTACTTCGATATCGATGACGAGAACCATGCCTGCGAGGTTGGCATCATAATCGGCGAGGTCGATCTATGGCGCCACGGTTATGCATTGGAATCTCTCCGTTTACTGCTTGATTATCTGGCAGGTGAGCACGAAATACGCGTCGTGCAAGCGCGGATTCTGAAAGAAAATGTGGCTTCACAGGAGTTGTTCACAAGAGCCGGATTCGTAATGACCGGCACGAGCAGCGAGCAGGATTTCGAATTCTTTGATTATCAGTATTCGGTTATCTAA
- a CDS encoding DinB family protein has translation MTKRELKYPSGYDAKSQSTISLFAAQLDDQLLLLKESVAKLTVPQLEWQPQRGMNTIGMLLAHLAVVEVFWINVASKEIPSEPDGDEIELKIIGIRMDDDGLPIPPDGLHPATLSGKSVEEYFTMLDKARAAIHEEMQTWRDSELEGTFTRKRGDKEIQITRSWTLYHLVEHFAGHFGQILLLKHMMRSAGVLETQAKD, from the coding sequence ATGACGAAACGAGAACTGAAGTATCCATCCGGTTATGATGCGAAATCGCAATCCACAATATCGCTTTTCGCGGCACAACTTGATGATCAGCTTTTATTGCTCAAGGAGTCTGTTGCCAAGCTAACAGTGCCGCAGCTAGAGTGGCAGCCCCAGAGGGGTATGAACACAATCGGCATGTTACTTGCCCATCTGGCGGTAGTTGAAGTGTTCTGGATCAATGTCGCTTCCAAGGAGATTCCGTCGGAACCGGATGGAGATGAAATCGAACTCAAGATAATCGGAATCAGAATGGACGATGATGGACTGCCTATCCCGCCGGACGGTCTTCATCCGGCTACACTATCCGGTAAGTCGGTTGAGGAATACTTTACCATGCTCGACAAAGCCCGAGCGGCTATTCACGAAGAGATGCAGACGTGGCGCGACTCCGAGTTGGAGGGCACTTTCACTCGTAAGCGCGGCGACAAGGAGATTCAGATTACGCGCTCGTGGACTCTGTATCATTTGGTCGAGCATTTTGCCGGACATTTTGGGCAGATACTGCTATTGAAGCACATGATGCGCAGTGCCGGTGTTCTTGAAACGCAAGCCAAAGACTGA
- a CDS encoding type III polyketide synthase: MPKIQSVGCALPPHRLTQSQIREFVKARFTGSSLPIDKLLEVFKNAEIDERYFSVPIDWYREEKSFEDKNQVYIDSCNALGVDCSTRCLEAAGITPKDVDYIIFVSTTGLATPSIDARLINLLGMRSDIRRTPVWGLGCAGGAAGISQAYHYLLGHPRERVLLVAVELCGLTFQQNDYSRSNFVATALFGEGASAVLLTGDEVSAPGVEIVGTRSTFWPDSLDIMGWNLMNSGLQVVFSQSIPHIVETKARQNIESFLQDHSLDFADIDYLIFHPGGAKVIEAYEKALQTENGALDVCRDVLRRYGNMSAVSVLFVLEEHLRRFDLGTGKLGLMSALGPGFCAENLLLKF; the protein is encoded by the coding sequence ATGCCAAAAATTCAATCTGTCGGTTGCGCCCTCCCGCCGCATCGTCTCACACAAAGTCAAATTCGCGAATTCGTGAAAGCACGATTCACCGGCTCTTCCCTGCCAATTGATAAACTGCTCGAAGTATTCAAAAACGCCGAGATTGACGAGCGCTATTTTTCCGTTCCAATCGACTGGTACCGCGAAGAAAAGAGCTTCGAGGACAAAAATCAAGTCTATATCGATTCCTGCAATGCGCTCGGCGTCGACTGCTCCACCCGATGTCTCGAAGCCGCCGGCATTACGCCCAAGGACGTCGATTACATCATCTTTGTCTCTACCACCGGGTTGGCGACACCCTCGATTGATGCCCGTCTCATTAATCTACTGGGAATGCGCAGCGACATTCGCCGAACGCCGGTCTGGGGACTTGGTTGCGCCGGTGGAGCTGCCGGTATCTCGCAAGCCTATCACTATCTGCTCGGACATCCTCGCGAGAGGGTCCTCTTGGTCGCGGTTGAACTCTGCGGACTGACATTCCAACAAAACGATTATAGCCGCAGCAACTTCGTCGCAACTGCGCTGTTTGGCGAGGGCGCCTCGGCGGTCCTTCTGACCGGCGACGAAGTATCAGCACCCGGAGTCGAGATAGTCGGCACTCGCTCGACCTTCTGGCCAGATTCGCTCGACATCATGGGTTGGAATCTGATGAACTCCGGATTGCAGGTAGTCTTCAGTCAAAGCATCCCCCACATTGTCGAAACCAAGGCGCGACAGAACATCGAATCATTCTTACAGGACCATTCTTTGGATTTCGCTGACATTGACTATCTGATATTCCATCCCGGCGGCGCCAAGGTGATCGAGGCCTATGAAAAGGCGCTTCAAACCGAAAACGGTGCATTGGATGTTTGTCGTGACGTCCTTCGTCGCTACGGAAACATGTCTGCAGTTTCCGTACTTTTCGTCTTGGAAGAGCACTTGCGCAGATTCGATCTTGGCACCGGAAAACTCGGCTTGATGTCTGCTCTCGGTCCAGGTTTCTGCGCTGAGAATCTGTTGCTAAAATTCTGA
- a CDS encoding glycosyltransferase family 39 protein, with protein sequence MKSSKNKRNTVPETSASKTDTYWLLGIIALAACVRIVFALQTTDDPFRGLLFLDSRVYHLLAAEIANSNFWGSEVFFRAPLFPYILAITYKLFGLESAAIQVFHALLGIGTVVLTYLIANIHFGRRVARIAGICTALYPTLYFFELSLMPTALEVFTFTAAVYCLSRYQKNRTNVALAIAGIVLGLAALSRPTILSYVLVLPLWLWLLERKQNWKSIATKMIWVVVPMAIVILPVTIRNYMIEPDLVMISSQGGANFFIGNNQNADGQTVSFPFGQTPLNRYEDHIWSASQFIAKTKLRRELTSAEVSDYWFDQGMQFVTSHPADAIGLFVRKSYYLFCGEELFNNTNPLAPREYSQLYALSIWQKGINFPFGIVAPLFLVGSVMLLIQRDKRWLLLFFVASQAATIALFFVSSRFRQPFLPIMIIIAVFCGIELYNWIRSKSWRRVAAYSAALALLVFALNPPFEISSRQNRSMYHALLGGALATQERYPEAVDQLREAIKIADDNATAFQLLGSLYVKSGQLEQALAVLHRAEELAPDAIQTKSVLARIYYDRRDYERALSYFQTVLKSGMPMDKFNFWAAHSAFELGQLETAQGYLESALQENPADKDALNLQLMLRNRQQSVAP encoded by the coding sequence TTGAAGAGCTCAAAAAACAAACGCAATACTGTCCCTGAAACCAGTGCCTCTAAGACTGACACGTACTGGCTGCTTGGTATAATCGCTCTTGCGGCGTGTGTGCGGATCGTTTTTGCTTTGCAGACGACTGATGACCCATTCCGCGGTCTGCTATTCCTCGATTCCAGAGTTTATCATCTTCTGGCGGCTGAGATTGCCAATTCGAACTTCTGGGGTAGCGAAGTGTTCTTCCGGGCGCCATTGTTTCCATACATTCTCGCTATCACTTACAAGCTCTTCGGGCTTGAGAGTGCGGCAATTCAAGTCTTCCACGCATTGCTCGGTATCGGCACCGTTGTACTTACATACTTAATCGCGAATATCCACTTTGGTCGCCGAGTAGCGCGAATCGCCGGAATATGCACTGCTCTCTATCCGACGTTGTATTTCTTCGAGCTTTCGCTTATGCCAACAGCCCTTGAAGTCTTCACCTTCACAGCCGCTGTGTATTGCCTCAGTCGGTATCAAAAAAATCGCACCAACGTTGCTCTCGCCATAGCAGGAATCGTACTTGGCCTGGCAGCTCTGAGTCGACCCACGATACTCTCTTATGTGTTGGTTCTTCCACTGTGGTTGTGGCTATTGGAGAGAAAACAAAATTGGAAGAGTATCGCGACCAAGATGATTTGGGTAGTTGTTCCAATGGCAATAGTCATTCTGCCGGTCACGATACGCAACTACATGATTGAGCCCGATTTGGTGATGATATCTTCACAGGGCGGCGCCAATTTCTTCATTGGCAACAATCAAAATGCAGACGGACAGACTGTCTCATTCCCGTTCGGACAAACGCCCTTGAATCGCTACGAGGACCACATCTGGTCAGCTTCGCAGTTTATCGCAAAGACAAAGCTCCGCCGCGAACTGACCTCTGCCGAAGTCTCGGACTATTGGTTCGATCAAGGCATGCAATTCGTGACTTCGCATCCGGCCGATGCTATCGGGTTATTCGTAAGAAAGTCGTATTACTTATTCTGCGGCGAAGAGCTATTCAACAACACCAATCCACTGGCGCCTCGGGAGTACTCACAGCTCTACGCACTCTCTATTTGGCAAAAAGGGATCAACTTCCCATTTGGTATTGTAGCCCCGCTCTTTCTGGTTGGCTCAGTGATGCTACTAATACAACGAGACAAGCGCTGGTTACTATTATTCTTCGTTGCATCCCAAGCCGCAACTATCGCGCTCTTTTTCGTAAGTTCGCGGTTTCGACAGCCATTTCTACCGATCATGATTATAATCGCGGTATTCTGCGGCATTGAGCTATACAATTGGATCCGTTCAAAATCGTGGCGCCGCGTGGCTGCCTATAGCGCCGCTCTTGCCTTGCTGGTTTTTGCTCTCAACCCGCCATTCGAAATCTCGAGCCGACAAAACCGTTCCATGTACCATGCTTTGCTTGGCGGCGCCTTGGCGACTCAGGAACGCTATCCTGAAGCAGTCGACCAGTTGCGGGAAGCGATCAAAATCGCCGACGACAACGCGACGGCGTTCCAATTGCTGGGCAGCCTTTATGTCAAGAGCGGTCAATTGGAGCAGGCTTTGGCCGTGCTTCATCGCGCCGAGGAACTCGCTCCTGACGCGATTCAGACAAAGTCTGTACTCGCGCGCATTTACTACGATCGCAGAGACTACGAGCGCGCCCTTTCTTACTTTCAAACTGTGTTAAAGTCGGGAATGCCAATGGACAAGTTCAACTTCTGGGCCGCGCATTCAGCATTTGAATTGGGTCAGCTCGAAACCGCCCAAGGCTACCTCGAATCCGCACTCCAAGAAAACCCTGCCGACAAGGATGCGCTCAACTTGCAGCTAATGCTTCGAAACAGGCAGCAGTCGGTCGCTCCGTAG
- a CDS encoding FKBP-type peptidyl-prolyl cis-trans isomerase — translation MRFLLNRILLFTTALALIVSVAAQAEKKADSSQAAEPKIIKPEPAKVSNKGRPTLLMAGDTIVTTSGLKYIEIKPGTGGSPQKGQRVTVHYVGTLLDGKIFSSSRTNGAPFEFAIGVGQVIKGWDEGISSMKIGGTRKFIIPAELAYADKGHPAGVPPNATIVFEVELLGIR, via the coding sequence ATGCGTTTCTTGCTTAATCGTATTCTACTGTTCACGACTGCGCTTGCATTGATAGTATCAGTTGCAGCACAGGCAGAGAAAAAGGCAGACTCCAGCCAGGCAGCCGAACCGAAAATTATCAAACCGGAACCGGCAAAAGTTTCTAACAAGGGGAGACCAACCCTCCTCATGGCTGGCGACACCATTGTCACCACCAGCGGCTTGAAATACATTGAAATCAAGCCCGGCACCGGCGGCAGTCCGCAAAAGGGACAGAGGGTTACGGTTCATTATGTTGGCACCCTTCTCGACGGCAAGATCTTTAGCAGTTCGAGAACCAATGGTGCGCCGTTTGAATTCGCAATTGGCGTTGGTCAAGTTATTAAAGGTTGGGATGAAGGCATTTCATCAATGAAGATTGGCGGGACCCGCAAGTTCATTATTCCCGCAGAACTCGCATACGCTGATAAAGGTCACCCGGCCGGTGTACCGCCTAATGCGACAATCGTTTTCGAAGTTGAACTGCTGGGGATTCGGTAG
- a CDS encoding FKBP-type peptidyl-prolyl cis-trans isomerase, with translation MSFWSDKDEIMGLFGRKRIMTEENAITLPSGLKFVEIKEGTGASPKTGQLVEVHYTGWLENGKKFDSSKDRGQTFEFPIGKGRVIKGWDEGVASMKIGGTRKLIIPAELGYGRQGAGNVIPPDATLIFEVELIGIS, from the coding sequence ATGAGTTTCTGGTCGGATAAAGATGAAATTATGGGATTGTTTGGGAGAAAGAGAATCATGACAGAAGAAAACGCGATCACACTGCCCAGCGGGCTGAAGTTCGTCGAAATCAAAGAAGGTACCGGCGCATCTCCAAAGACCGGCCAGCTGGTCGAGGTCCATTACACCGGCTGGCTCGAAAACGGCAAGAAGTTCGACAGCTCCAAGGATCGCGGTCAGACATTCGAATTTCCTATCGGCAAGGGACGAGTGATTAAGGGTTGGGATGAAGGCGTCGCTTCGATGAAAATCGGCGGGACCAGAAAACTGATAATTCCGGCTGAATTAGGCTATGGACGTCAAGGCGCCGGGAACGTCATTCCACCAGATGCGACATTGATCTTCGAGGTGGAACTGATCGGCATTAGCTGA
- a CDS encoding ATP-binding cassette domain-containing protein produces MSAGEYKTIVAETGADSADLLPLITGEIKVISGSGTLLGYPLQKMSSWRRRQLLQQIGILSRIDPATSDATVSEFLALPLRIAGVAPSQINSRIRSILNNLELILQTHQPLLALSPAQLRMAALAQALIKSPRLIIAELRNDQFDNQITIPILQRQSTHGAAVLTMSDSEPSPIHPDTTNYREIEYNVAL; encoded by the coding sequence GTGTCTGCCGGTGAGTATAAGACCATTGTTGCCGAAACCGGAGCCGACTCGGCAGATTTGCTGCCGTTGATTACAGGAGAGATAAAAGTGATTTCCGGTTCAGGCACGCTGCTTGGCTACCCGCTGCAAAAAATGTCCTCGTGGCGGCGAAGACAATTGCTCCAACAGATCGGGATTCTCTCGCGAATTGATCCGGCAACATCCGACGCCACTGTAAGTGAATTTCTCGCATTACCGTTGAGAATTGCCGGAGTAGCACCCAGCCAGATAAACTCCCGGATTCGCAGCATCTTGAACAACCTTGAACTGATACTCCAAACGCACCAACCACTGCTTGCTCTCTCACCTGCTCAATTGCGCATGGCGGCACTCGCACAGGCTTTAATCAAGTCGCCTCGGCTCATCATTGCCGAATTACGCAATGACCAATTTGACAATCAGATCACAATTCCGATTCTTCAGAGACAATCCACTCACGGCGCAGCAGTTTTGACAATGTCTGATTCTGAACCGTCACCAATACACCCTGACACGACGAACTACCGCGAGATCGAGTACAATGTCGCACTCTGA
- a CDS encoding peptidoglycan DD-metalloendopeptidase family protein — protein MTPRLCLCFALIASLVFAPILLADTPNQEKLEQTRQQLERARQDAERILTSQADLYKQLEVVDHELELSSQLLRQLRKQANETALAIQSTSDTITNLRELTASEKTMLSRRLRKLYIIRDLNDVYVPFSEADFIGKSSLRFNFRKLVERDNLNLTTLNTSIVGKEQLLGNLKSRQLELKRLSEAQTAEEQRSRESLLQRERILAGLKSESHELSLEIGKIEGNATTIGDVFAEIEKQARSTSDYLWEREREMSQKMKGKFFWPVNGNVLTTFGTKKDKRTGLSSKSNGISIATRRGQKVVAALTGQVIYIGWARGLERFVVVDHGGSIYSLYGNLGELSVKEGDQVIRGESFAVTAGDRVHFEVRDGKTPMNPAEWLRD, from the coding sequence ATGACCCCACGATTGTGTCTTTGCTTTGCGTTAATCGCATCACTCGTCTTTGCTCCGATCTTGCTCGCCGACACTCCCAACCAAGAGAAGCTCGAACAAACCCGCCAACAACTTGAGCGCGCGCGTCAGGATGCGGAACGAATTCTCACCTCACAGGCCGACCTTTACAAGCAATTGGAAGTCGTTGACCATGAGTTAGAGCTGTCCAGCCAACTGCTTCGACAACTCCGTAAACAAGCGAACGAAACTGCATTAGCGATACAATCGACTTCGGACACAATCACCAATCTGCGGGAATTGACGGCGTCAGAGAAGACGATGCTCTCGCGGCGCCTCCGCAAACTCTACATAATTCGCGACCTCAACGATGTCTACGTGCCATTCAGCGAAGCCGATTTTATCGGAAAATCTTCGCTGAGATTCAACTTCCGGAAACTCGTCGAACGCGACAATCTAAACCTGACAACATTAAACACTTCAATTGTCGGCAAAGAACAACTTCTGGGAAATCTCAAATCGCGGCAACTGGAACTGAAACGACTGAGTGAAGCGCAAACTGCCGAAGAGCAGCGCTCCCGCGAATCGCTTCTCCAACGAGAGCGAATTCTCGCCGGTCTCAAGAGCGAAAGCCACGAATTGTCTCTGGAGATTGGCAAAATCGAGGGCAATGCTACCACTATTGGCGACGTTTTTGCCGAGATTGAAAAGCAAGCGCGTTCGACCTCTGACTATCTGTGGGAACGCGAACGGGAGATGTCGCAGAAAATGAAAGGCAAATTCTTCTGGCCCGTTAACGGCAATGTCTTGACGACATTTGGCACCAAGAAGGACAAACGCACCGGTCTCTCCAGCAAAAGCAATGGAATTAGCATCGCCACGCGGCGCGGACAAAAAGTCGTTGCAGCACTGACCGGACAAGTCATATATATTGGCTGGGCACGCGGACTCGAGCGCTTCGTGGTCGTAGATCACGGCGGTTCAATCTACTCGCTCTACGGCAATCTTGGGGAACTGTCTGTTAAAGAGGGCGACCAGGTGATTCGCGGCGAGTCTTTTGCAGTTACAGCCGGAGATCGAGTGCATTTCGAAGTCCGTGACGGCAAAACACCAATGAACCCGGCAGAATGGCTGCGAGATTAG